A genomic segment from Herpetosiphonaceae bacterium encodes:
- a CDS encoding ABC transporter substrate-binding protein has translation MKPISLRMRFSAFLLLALLLPILAACGGTATPGAATTPEASAPAGDTLPSASPEPSASASPATDASPSPSGSAEASPATGTTGESGDTANFLVYGNPGEPDLLDSMDTTSGQALVVTDQIQETLVGRVEGKVGTQPLLAEEWTANEDSTEWTFKLRQGVKFHDGTDFNADAVVFNFQRMADPSFEFGYRDKGKTFQAFNDIFGGFAGSDTTAWEGIEKVDDFTVKITMKRSFPLLADVLSSSYFGLSSPEVVKKNAEKYGTPGGEAVGTGPFKLESWTPGQNIILVRNDDYWGEKAKMPGAIVRFIADAPARVAELQAGSIDFSVNLPPDSRETLQSDANLQDVKVEPFNIAYIAMNLNSKPLDNPKVRQAIAHAINKQEILDAFYGGVGEVAQSFLPEGLSWARPEGDDPYPYDPEKAKALLAEAGFPDGFDTMTLSDGTESALEFWYMPVSRPYFPTPQPVAEAFAAQLADIGIKVELKTEDWGAYLDNVDAGKKNGMWMLGWTGDYADPNNFLYVFFGPTVELKQGYKNQELITILENGGTAKSQEEAAENFKKAGDIIRQDVPTIPIVHAPPVYGAKKALQGWTPSPFGHEPWRTLSIEK, from the coding sequence GTGAAACCTATATCTCTGCGTATGCGGTTTTCGGCGTTCTTGCTGCTCGCGCTGCTGCTGCCGATCCTGGCCGCATGTGGCGGCACTGCGACACCCGGCGCTGCAACGACTCCCGAAGCCAGCGCGCCCGCTGGCGACACATTACCTTCGGCATCTCCCGAACCATCCGCGTCGGCATCACCCGCCACCGACGCTTCTCCTTCTCCGTCAGGCTCAGCAGAGGCATCACCCGCCACCGGCACCACCGGCGAAAGCGGCGATACGGCTAATTTCCTGGTGTACGGCAATCCGGGCGAGCCCGACCTGCTCGACTCGATGGATACCACGTCGGGCCAGGCGCTGGTCGTCACCGACCAGATCCAGGAGACGCTGGTTGGCCGCGTCGAGGGCAAGGTCGGCACGCAGCCGTTGCTGGCCGAGGAGTGGACGGCCAACGAAGACTCGACCGAGTGGACCTTTAAGCTGCGTCAGGGCGTGAAGTTCCACGACGGCACCGATTTCAACGCAGATGCGGTGGTCTTCAACTTCCAGCGCATGGCCGATCCGAGCTTCGAGTTCGGCTACCGCGATAAGGGTAAGACCTTCCAGGCGTTCAACGACATCTTCGGCGGCTTCGCGGGCAGCGATACCACTGCCTGGGAAGGGATCGAGAAGGTCGACGATTTCACCGTCAAGATCACGATGAAGCGCTCCTTCCCGCTGCTGGCAGATGTGCTCTCGTCGAGCTACTTCGGCCTCTCCAGCCCGGAGGTGGTCAAGAAGAACGCCGAGAAGTACGGCACGCCCGGCGGCGAGGCGGTGGGCACCGGCCCGTTCAAGCTTGAGTCGTGGACGCCCGGCCAGAATATTATTCTGGTGCGCAACGACGACTACTGGGGCGAGAAGGCCAAGATGCCCGGCGCGATCGTGCGCTTCATCGCCGATGCTCCGGCGCGCGTCGCCGAGCTCCAGGCCGGCTCGATCGACTTCTCGGTCAACCTGCCGCCCGACTCGCGCGAGACGTTGCAGAGCGACGCCAATCTTCAGGATGTGAAGGTCGAGCCGTTCAACATCGCCTACATCGCGATGAACCTCAACAGCAAGCCGCTCGATAATCCCAAGGTCCGGCAGGCGATTGCCCACGCGATCAACAAGCAGGAAATTCTGGATGCCTTCTACGGCGGCGTCGGCGAGGTCGCGCAGAGCTTCCTGCCCGAAGGTCTGTCCTGGGCGCGGCCTGAGGGCGACGATCCGTACCCCTACGATCCCGAAAAGGCGAAGGCGCTGCTGGCCGAGGCGGGCTTCCCCGACGGCTTCGACACGATGACGCTCTCGGACGGCACGGAGAGCGCGCTTGAGTTCTGGTACATGCCGGTTTCGCGCCCGTACTTCCCGACGCCGCAGCCGGTCGCCGAGGCCTTCGCCGCGCAGCTTGCCGATATTGGCATCAAGGTCGAGCTGAAGACCGAGGACTGGGGCGCGTATCTCGACAACGTCGACGCGGGCAAGAAGAACGGCATGTGGATGCTGGGCTGGACCGGCGACTATGCCGATCCGAACAACTTCCTGTACGTCTTCTTCGGCCCGACCGTCGAGCTGAAGCAGGGCTACAAGAACCAGGAGCTGATCACGATCCTTGAGAATGGCGGTACCGCCAAGTCGCAGGAGGAGGCCGCCGAGAACTTCAAGAAGGCGGGCGACATCATCCGGCAGGACGTGCCGACCATTCCGATCGTCCACGCG